A genome region from Leptospira langatensis includes the following:
- a CDS encoding acyl-CoA dehydrogenase family protein — MIQGNYFQDNSDLQTHFDHIIDWNELVTAYENKFEDSVKYKETNDERYAYAPSNAQEAVDYYKSIVDSLGEIMGDFVAPRSKEMDQIGLKYENGKVTFPKAQEECYKTLKDSGLMPISLARKYGGLGLPATVQSVMCEIAARADAAFCLAYGNINIVEIMERFASEEMCNEWLPQIASGKFSAAMALTEPNYGSDLPNVQTRATQDADGTWKINGAKRFITHACGYIDSPSIILTLARTGSPESGARGLSFFLVQGKDVHVAGIEHKLGLHCSPTCEVVFENSPGLLIGKTGYGLVKYSMGMMNAARLTIATQSLGIGTAAYFEAKKYASERIQFGKPIEQIPAVRKILDKMEREILATRCLVTETGRAIDLYHWRKERMLKEEGKSERDVSQDEGIRRWEKLADLFTPMSKYYASEGCVAIASDALQIHGGSGYTEDYDVARIYRDSRITTIYEGTTQLQVVAAIGGVVAGMSPSGHLRAYAEEEMSKFSPSADLKGLWEKLEQAVQLYKGIGDGRTKDEFAFETVEIAARFVAGMLLEKSLTRVDAAQKASRAEHSIAYNVDSLAIAEGNLLRLERASRQAAAV, encoded by the coding sequence ATGATCCAAGGCAACTATTTCCAAGATAATTCCGACCTACAAACCCATTTCGATCATATCATCGATTGGAATGAACTAGTCACTGCATACGAAAACAAATTCGAGGATTCCGTAAAATACAAGGAAACCAACGACGAAAGATACGCTTATGCTCCTTCTAACGCACAGGAAGCTGTGGATTATTATAAATCCATTGTGGATTCTTTAGGAGAGATCATGGGAGACTTCGTGGCTCCTAGAAGTAAGGAGATGGACCAGATCGGCTTAAAATACGAGAACGGCAAGGTCACATTCCCCAAGGCCCAAGAAGAATGTTATAAAACTTTAAAGGACTCCGGCCTCATGCCGATCTCACTTGCTAGAAAATACGGAGGATTAGGTCTGCCTGCGACTGTCCAGTCCGTAATGTGCGAGATCGCGGCTAGAGCAGATGCGGCATTCTGTCTTGCATACGGAAATATTAATATAGTCGAGATCATGGAAAGATTCGCTTCGGAAGAAATGTGCAACGAATGGTTGCCTCAGATCGCTTCCGGAAAATTCAGCGCAGCGATGGCTTTGACGGAACCGAATTACGGATCCGACTTACCGAACGTGCAAACTAGAGCGACCCAAGATGCGGACGGGACCTGGAAGATCAACGGAGCGAAAAGATTCATCACTCACGCTTGCGGTTATATAGATTCTCCTTCTATCATCTTGACCTTAGCGAGAACGGGAAGTCCGGAAAGCGGAGCGAGAGGCCTTTCCTTCTTCTTAGTGCAAGGAAAAGATGTGCATGTTGCAGGGATCGAACATAAACTCGGTCTACATTGTTCTCCTACTTGCGAAGTGGTCTTCGAGAATTCGCCCGGACTATTGATCGGAAAGACAGGTTACGGCCTCGTGAAATATTCTATGGGAATGATGAACGCCGCGAGACTCACTATCGCTACCCAATCTTTGGGGATCGGGACTGCGGCTTATTTCGAAGCAAAGAAGTATGCTTCGGAACGGATCCAATTCGGAAAACCGATAGAACAGATCCCTGCTGTACGTAAGATCCTGGATAAAATGGAAAGAGAGATACTCGCTACAAGATGCCTTGTTACCGAAACCGGAAGAGCAATCGATCTGTATCATTGGAGAAAGGAAAGAATGCTCAAAGAAGAAGGAAAGAGCGAAAGAGATGTGAGCCAAGACGAAGGAATTCGTCGCTGGGAAAAACTCGCGGATCTTTTCACTCCTATGAGCAAGTATTATGCTTCCGAGGGTTGCGTTGCGATCGCTTCGGATGCGTTACAGATCCATGGTGGAAGCGGCTATACCGAAGATTACGATGTGGCAAGGATCTATCGAGACAGCAGGATCACTACCATTTACGAAGGAACCACTCAATTGCAAGTAGTGGCCGCCATCGGAGGAGTAGTAGCAGGAATGTCTCCTTCCGGTCACTTGAGAGCGTATGCAGAAGAAGAGATGTCCAAATTCTCCCCTTCAGCCGATCTGAAAGGCCTTTGGGAAAAATTGGAACAGGCAGTCCAACTCTACAAAGGGATCGGGGACGGACGCACCAAGGATGAGTTCGCATTCGAAACTGTGGAGATCGCAGCTCGTTTCGTGGCCGGAATGCTTTTGGAAAAATCCCTGACTCGAGTGGATGCTGCCCAAAAAGCTTCCAGAGCCGAACATTCAATAGCGTATAACGTTGATTCTCTCGCGATCGCAGAAGGAAACCTTCTTCGATTAGAAAGAGCTTCTCGCCAAGCGGCAGCAGTCTAA
- a CDS encoding TolC family protein, producing the protein MNHLYFQNKYYKYLIFTLFTFLSLSYCSSTPEVKVADGVVEDSLKTITGVTTQDVEKVTSKESYDLDDLYVLAVERTERIALKNEATEQALAQKDKAFAGFLPTLSYVFNKFYAVPGHTTQPTLLQNYKTYQAIQNGDLTSLIPSSSSSSLPPTVGAGSRLLLSVPITAAFSSYQDYKAGKNLAEQRRLEAKHEAGRMYLELAQAYFNFLQLQESVKYSQESYDLNKDAVDERRRMYAVGRIMRSDLLNSETSLSNAEAVLADAKFQLEQVRITLSTMVGIDKPISISGFLAELPQVPTGVGVDEYLSKRYDILAANQSVKVAEAQKSKAWVGFAPTIALNNYYSLPYPGTTTSKDITAQLQITMPLTPFSQMADLKTAESARKQAKLTASQTRRTATQEIRNAFESYKNSENILSIYQKAFVSARETSQSQTSGYRSGRNSRIEAIASRIGMINAEMIYRRMFHQHALNRVALGVSIGELPHLPGEKKEKD; encoded by the coding sequence ATGAATCATCTATACTTTCAAAATAAATATTATAAATACTTAATTTTTACTCTTTTCACATTCCTTTCGCTTTCTTACTGCTCCTCCACACCTGAGGTAAAGGTGGCGGACGGAGTGGTCGAGGATAGTCTCAAGACCATCACCGGGGTTACCACCCAGGATGTGGAAAAGGTCACTTCAAAGGAATCTTACGATCTGGACGACCTTTATGTTCTCGCTGTGGAAAGAACGGAAAGGATCGCCTTAAAGAACGAGGCTACGGAGCAAGCCTTAGCACAGAAGGACAAGGCATTCGCAGGATTTCTTCCTACCTTGTCCTACGTGTTCAACAAGTTCTATGCGGTTCCAGGTCATACGACCCAACCCACTCTATTACAGAATTATAAAACGTATCAAGCGATCCAAAACGGGGATTTGACTTCCCTCATTCCTTCCAGTAGTTCGAGCAGCTTGCCTCCTACGGTCGGTGCGGGTTCTCGTCTATTGCTCTCGGTGCCGATCACTGCGGCTTTCTCTTCTTATCAGGACTATAAGGCAGGAAAGAATCTAGCGGAACAAAGAAGATTGGAAGCCAAGCACGAGGCAGGAAGGATGTATCTAGAACTAGCCCAGGCATACTTCAATTTTCTTCAATTGCAAGAAAGCGTGAAATATTCCCAGGAGTCCTACGATCTGAACAAGGATGCAGTAGACGAACGCAGAAGGATGTATGCAGTCGGAAGGATCATGAGATCCGATCTGCTGAATTCGGAGACCAGTCTTTCCAATGCAGAAGCAGTACTAGCGGATGCGAAATTCCAATTGGAACAAGTAAGGATCACTCTTTCCACAATGGTAGGAATAGACAAGCCGATCTCTATCTCGGGATTTCTTGCGGAACTTCCTCAGGTCCCGACAGGTGTGGGAGTGGACGAGTATCTTTCCAAGAGATACGATATTCTAGCTGCGAACCAAAGTGTAAAGGTGGCCGAAGCCCAGAAGAGTAAGGCCTGGGTCGGATTCGCTCCTACGATCGCATTAAATAATTATTATTCTCTTCCGTATCCTGGTACCACAACGAGCAAGGACATAACCGCGCAGTTGCAGATCACGATGCCTCTAACACCTTTCTCACAGATGGCGGATCTGAAAACAGCCGAGTCTGCGAGAAAGCAGGCAAAGCTAACCGCTTCTCAGACCAGAAGAACGGCAACCCAAGAGATCCGAAACGCCTTCGAAAGTTACAAGAACTCTGAAAACATTCTCTCCATCTACCAGAAAGCATTCGTTTCTGCGAGAGAAACTTCTCAAAGTCAAACCAGCGGATATCGCTCAGGAAGGAATAGTAGGATTGAAGCCATTGCTTCTCGGATAGGAATGATCAATGCGGAGATGATCTACAGAAGAATGTTCCACCAGCATGCTTTGAATCGAGTGGCGCTCGGAGTCTCGATAGGAGAACTCCCTCATTTGCCCGGAGAGAAAAAAGAAAAGGATTAA
- a CDS encoding efflux RND transporter permease subunit, giving the protein MMMLAIILLGSIGFSRMGLSQMPDVDFPVVNVTLNLTGANAQVMETDVVDPIEEVLMTVQGVVEVRSVSTDGSATITVELELKRDVDVAVQEIQTKIAQVSNKLPDDLDPAIIMKSNPDDQPIVWVALTAPNRTDQEKMVYVKTHLKDKFQEISGVGEIILGGYVDRTINVFLDPIRLLRTEFTVTDIINTLTEQNIEVPSGRVQNRMSEVSLRAVGDVPTVEQFSNIYLNSRSGAAMFRPIRLREVAKVEDGLDEIRRISRFNGVSAVGLGIKKIKGSNAVQVGDLIKQKVVELRPSLPPGFELNVSNDNTTFIKDSVHELVFTLVLSALLTGLVCRLFLGNWSSTWNVLLAIPTSVMGTFLILYFAGFTLNTFTLLGLSLATGIVVDDAIMVLENISRHRESGKTWFNAALDGASEIRFAALAATLAIIAIFLPVAFMSGIIGRYFLEFGVTVSVAVALSLFEALSFTPMRASRYREKIAAQANKKKGKAPVFPIPAQEGRFQVLFSRFKTATERYSFFKRMDPVIENFLQFSERVYGRALEFVLRRPAFVLVASTLFFLFSLAFLGLLKKEFIPPQDMGRFILRAKMPIGSSIIRTDEAMKKVENYLTAKPIVEKYMSNIGGFGGTESNTAMFFVTMKDMGSRPKSKKTGREITQFEVFAELRKELKELVPEAKFSVQDLSQRGFSAGRGYPVELVLTGPDWATLAKLSDGIREKLDSTKTILDIDTDYVSGQPEVKILPNREAAALRGVSMANIGNTIGPLMGGRYVSRFTENGRSFDVRVKIDKDKGESPDIIPNIGVRNTYGEIVRLKDVLVLQATNTLKNITRVNRDRSIKIFGNPPKEKGQNWATDQALKIGREMLPEGYHMEVTGSAKTAAESGSSLGWALALGIVMSFMILASQFNSLKQPFYILLSMPFSFSGALIALYIAGQSFNMYSFIGLILLLGLVKKNSILLVEFVNHVRKEGKSIPDAIRLGCPVRLRPVLMTTFSSIAAAIPPALALGPGAETRIPMAITILGGLVVSTLITLVVVPAAYYLMEKETNESSILSK; this is encoded by the coding sequence ATGATGATGCTGGCCATTATCTTGCTGGGTAGTATCGGCTTCTCCCGTATGGGGCTTTCCCAAATGCCCGACGTGGACTTTCCCGTTGTTAACGTTACTCTCAACTTGACCGGAGCAAACGCTCAGGTAATGGAGACGGACGTTGTCGATCCGATCGAAGAAGTACTAATGACCGTGCAAGGAGTCGTAGAAGTTCGCTCCGTTTCCACGGACGGTTCCGCAACGATCACCGTAGAGTTGGAACTCAAGAGAGACGTGGATGTGGCCGTCCAAGAGATCCAAACAAAGATCGCTCAGGTCAGTAATAAACTTCCGGACGATCTAGATCCTGCCATCATCATGAAATCCAATCCGGACGATCAGCCTATCGTTTGGGTCGCCTTGACTGCCCCGAATCGAACGGATCAGGAAAAGATGGTCTATGTAAAGACGCATCTTAAGGATAAGTTCCAAGAGATCTCCGGAGTAGGAGAGATTATTCTAGGCGGTTACGTGGATCGGACGATCAACGTTTTCTTGGATCCGATCCGTTTGCTTCGCACTGAATTTACCGTAACCGATATCATCAATACGCTTACAGAGCAGAACATAGAGGTTCCTTCCGGAAGAGTGCAGAATAGGATGTCCGAGGTTTCCCTTCGTGCCGTAGGAGACGTTCCAACTGTAGAACAATTTTCTAATATATATCTTAACTCCAGGAGCGGTGCGGCGATGTTCCGTCCGATCCGCTTAAGAGAAGTCGCAAAGGTAGAAGACGGACTGGACGAGATCCGAAGGATCTCCCGGTTCAACGGAGTCTCCGCTGTCGGTTTGGGGATCAAGAAGATCAAGGGTTCCAATGCTGTGCAAGTGGGAGACCTGATCAAACAGAAGGTAGTTGAATTGCGTCCTTCTCTTCCTCCCGGATTCGAACTGAATGTTTCCAATGACAATACCACTTTCATTAAGGACTCCGTTCATGAGTTGGTATTCACTCTTGTACTCTCTGCACTCTTGACCGGGCTAGTCTGTAGGCTATTTCTTGGGAACTGGAGTAGTACTTGGAACGTTTTACTTGCCATTCCTACTTCCGTGATGGGGACCTTCCTCATTCTGTATTTCGCAGGATTCACTCTGAACACATTCACTCTCTTGGGTCTGTCTCTTGCTACGGGGATCGTAGTGGATGACGCCATCATGGTCTTGGAGAATATCAGTAGGCATAGGGAATCCGGCAAGACCTGGTTCAATGCCGCCTTGGACGGGGCCTCCGAGATCCGCTTTGCTGCGTTAGCTGCTACTCTTGCGATCATAGCGATCTTTTTACCTGTGGCATTCATGTCCGGGATCATAGGTCGCTATTTCTTGGAATTCGGAGTGACCGTTTCCGTAGCAGTTGCGCTTTCCCTTTTTGAGGCGTTGAGCTTTACTCCGATGAGAGCCTCTCGCTACAGGGAGAAGATCGCAGCCCAGGCGAATAAGAAGAAGGGCAAGGCACCGGTCTTTCCGATCCCGGCTCAGGAGGGAAGGTTCCAAGTCCTCTTCTCCAGATTCAAAACCGCAACAGAACGTTATTCTTTCTTTAAAAGAATGGATCCCGTCATAGAGAACTTCCTCCAATTCTCGGAAAGGGTATATGGAAGAGCCTTGGAGTTTGTGCTTCGTAGGCCTGCATTTGTGCTCGTTGCTTCTACTTTGTTCTTCCTATTCTCTCTGGCTTTTCTAGGCTTATTGAAGAAGGAGTTCATTCCTCCCCAAGACATGGGAAGATTTATACTGAGAGCCAAGATGCCGATCGGCTCTTCTATCATTCGAACGGACGAAGCGATGAAGAAGGTGGAAAATTATCTGACCGCCAAGCCGATCGTGGAAAAATACATGAGCAATATCGGCGGCTTCGGTGGAACGGAATCGAACACTGCTATGTTCTTTGTCACGATGAAGGACATGGGAAGTCGTCCTAAGAGCAAGAAGACCGGAAGAGAGATCACTCAATTCGAAGTATTTGCGGAACTTCGTAAAGAGCTCAAGGAGTTGGTCCCGGAAGCTAAGTTCTCCGTTCAAGACCTTTCTCAAAGAGGATTCAGTGCCGGTCGCGGATATCCTGTGGAGTTGGTCCTCACCGGCCCGGATTGGGCTACACTCGCAAAACTTTCGGATGGTATCCGAGAGAAGTTGGATTCTACCAAGACGATCCTGGACATCGATACTGACTATGTATCCGGACAACCGGAAGTGAAGATCCTTCCGAATCGGGAAGCGGCAGCTCTTCGCGGTGTGAGTATGGCGAATATAGGGAATACGATCGGTCCTCTCATGGGAGGACGTTATGTGAGCCGCTTCACAGAGAACGGAAGAAGTTTCGATGTTCGGGTCAAGATTGACAAGGATAAGGGAGAGAGTCCGGATATCATCCCGAATATCGGAGTTCGGAATACATATGGAGAGATCGTAAGACTGAAAGATGTGCTCGTCTTGCAGGCAACGAATACTCTCAAAAATATCACTCGAGTGAACCGAGATAGGTCCATTAAAATCTTTGGAAATCCTCCTAAGGAGAAGGGGCAGAACTGGGCCACAGACCAAGCTTTGAAGATCGGAAGGGAAATGCTTCCGGAAGGATATCATATGGAAGTTACCGGTTCCGCTAAGACTGCTGCGGAATCCGGTTCTAGTTTAGGTTGGGCGCTTGCACTTGGAATCGTGATGTCCTTTATGATCCTTGCAAGCCAGTTCAATAGCTTGAAGCAGCCCTTCTATATCCTTCTTTCCATGCCTTTCAGTTTTTCGGGAGCCCTGATCGCCTTATATATCGCAGGACAATCCTTCAATATGTACAGCTTTATCGGGCTCATCCTTCTCTTGGGACTCGTTAAGAAGAACTCCATCCTTCTTGTAGAATTCGTGAATCATGTGAGGAAGGAAGGAAAGAGTATACCGGACGCGATCCGATTGGGATGTCCGGTGCGCTTGAGACCCGTGCTCATGACCACCTTCTCTTCGATTGCGGCGGCTATCCCTCCCGCTCTGGCCTTGGGCCCGGGTGCGGAGACAAGGATCCCGATGGCGATCACCATTTTGGGCGGACTCGTGGTTTCCACACTGATTACTTTAGTAGTCGTTCCTGCCGCCTATTATTTGATGGAAAAAGAAACGAATGAATCATCTATACTTTCAAAATAA
- a CDS encoding biotin--[acetyl-CoA-carboxylase] ligase produces the protein MSFRLLEPDRGIILSEANSTNTLLKGKEYPPGTWVLAEFQSAGRGRKGRTWSILGEEPFIFSGKFRSTEAVSSPSLFSLFIGTAVLKTILNVYPSVSKREAKIKWPNDIYIDGKKVCGILIETEKEGNDWDWIVGIGINLFGKEVPDYLTEAGFVTGDPSEQGRRKKFLEALLPNLNDSALALSDGEDRIKFINERLLWKGESISWNENGSQQTGTLLGINEEGKLLVRTPVGNTIEFIDSPEDFKSLG, from the coding sequence ATGTCTTTTCGACTCCTTGAACCCGATAGAGGGATCATTCTCTCAGAAGCAAATTCCACAAATACCCTCCTAAAAGGAAAAGAATATCCCCCAGGTACCTGGGTGCTCGCAGAATTTCAATCCGCAGGCAGGGGCAGGAAGGGTAGAACCTGGTCAATCTTAGGAGAGGAGCCTTTTATCTTCTCGGGCAAGTTCCGATCTACAGAGGCAGTTTCTTCTCCCAGTCTATTCTCCTTGTTCATCGGGACAGCCGTACTTAAGACAATACTAAACGTTTATCCCTCTGTAAGCAAGAGAGAGGCTAAGATCAAATGGCCCAACGATATTTATATAGATGGGAAGAAGGTCTGCGGCATCCTGATCGAGACCGAAAAAGAAGGAAACGATTGGGATTGGATCGTAGGAATAGGCATCAATCTTTTCGGAAAAGAAGTCCCCGACTATCTTACCGAAGCAGGATTCGTAACGGGCGATCCTTCTGAACAAGGAAGAAGGAAAAAATTCTTAGAAGCATTACTTCCGAACCTAAACGATTCCGCACTCGCCTTATCCGATGGAGAAGATCGGATCAAGTTCATTAACGAAAGACTTTTATGGAAAGGAGAGAGCATCTCCTGGAATGAAAACGGTTCCCAACAAACGGGGACCCTACTAGGCATCAATGAAGAAGGAAAATTATTGGTTCGAACACCGGTCGGAAATACGATCGAATTCATTGACAGTCCTGAGGATTTCAAGTCCCTGGGATAG
- a CDS encoding type III pantothenate kinase, whose protein sequence is MILVIDVGNTNTVFGIYKNGSKEPIFHRRTVTRRDRTSDEMGLYLKGFLREFEIDSSQIVGGIYSSVVPQLNPILERMIHDWFRIEPIRVQYQMKLPFGIVYPRPFEIGADRLVNAAAAVKDHPGKAIIIDLGTATTFCVVDDTPNYLGGVIAPGLKGSMDALTRNTAQLPPIVFQAPSKILGDSTIESIQAGFFFGWIGLLEGIIREIRAAYGKDYAVIGTGGLVTTIHAANPKIFDKIEPLLTLRGLQILYEENAK, encoded by the coding sequence ATGATTTTAGTAATCGACGTAGGGAATACGAACACCGTTTTCGGGATCTACAAGAACGGTTCCAAAGAACCTATCTTTCACAGACGAACAGTTACCAGAAGAGATAGGACCTCGGACGAAATGGGTCTGTATCTGAAAGGATTCTTAAGAGAGTTCGAGATAGACAGTTCTCAGATCGTAGGCGGGATCTATTCTTCCGTTGTTCCTCAATTGAATCCGATCCTAGAAAGAATGATCCACGACTGGTTCCGGATAGAACCGATCCGAGTTCAGTACCAAATGAAACTCCCGTTTGGCATCGTGTATCCCAGACCCTTTGAGATCGGAGCGGATAGATTGGTAAACGCGGCTGCCGCAGTAAAAGATCATCCGGGAAAAGCAATCATCATCGATCTAGGAACAGCAACCACCTTCTGCGTGGTAGACGATACTCCGAATTATTTAGGTGGAGTGATCGCTCCTGGATTAAAAGGATCCATGGATGCATTGACCAGAAATACGGCGCAACTTCCTCCTATCGTATTCCAAGCTCCCTCTAAGATCCTTGGCGATTCCACAATAGAATCCATCCAGGCAGGCTTCTTCTTTGGATGGATCGGACTCTTGGAAGGAATTATCCGAGAGATACGCGCAGCTTACGGAAAGGATTATGCGGTCATCGGGACCGGTGGGCTTGTCACCACGATCCACGCCGCAAATCCAAAGATATTCGACAAGATAGAGCCTCTTCTTACTCTAAGAGGATTGCAGATCCTGTACGAAGAAAACGCAAAATGA
- the crcB gene encoding fluoride efflux transporter CrcB: MNLVYVGLGGFLGSVARYLIHLWLPRESGSFPISTLLVNVLGSLAIGLLYGFGQNKIEDELRLFATVGFCGGFTTFSSFALENLKALESANYILFILYTASSLVLCMGSVFLGAYLAK; this comes from the coding sequence ATGAATTTAGTGTATGTAGGCTTAGGCGGATTTTTGGGTTCTGTTGCCCGTTACCTGATCCATCTATGGCTTCCAAGGGAATCAGGATCCTTTCCAATTTCCACATTGTTAGTCAATGTTTTGGGCTCTTTGGCTATAGGATTACTATATGGATTCGGCCAAAACAAGATAGAAGATGAGCTTCGGCTTTTTGCCACTGTCGGATTCTGCGGAGGATTCACTACCTTCTCCTCATTCGCTTTAGAAAACCTAAAAGCACTCGAATCCGCAAACTATATTCTATTTATATTATATACTGCGTCGAGCCTGGTCCTCTGTATGGGCTCCGTATTCTTAGGCGCTTACTTAGCTAAATAG
- a CDS encoding WG repeat-containing protein, whose protein sequence is MKFSVAAILFLSLILGACSKSQPLVSFQENDLYGYKDKHGKTKIAAQYVQAYDFNENGVGFAFGKEGWVCIDPQNNVLLHPFPFDNGPDDFIEGLARFVEGKKFGFFDPSCKKVIPASYDFAYPVQQGFAIVCNGCSLVKEEEHSRIQGGKYGLIDRTGKVVLPVEYDSISDVDPNTSSVEVIQGDSKKAIRLP, encoded by the coding sequence ATGAAATTTTCTGTAGCTGCGATCCTATTCCTCTCCTTGATCTTGGGAGCTTGCTCTAAAAGCCAACCGCTAGTTTCCTTCCAGGAAAACGATCTATACGGATACAAAGACAAACATGGTAAGACCAAGATTGCCGCTCAATATGTGCAAGCCTATGATTTTAACGAGAATGGAGTAGGATTCGCCTTCGGTAAGGAAGGATGGGTTTGTATCGATCCACAAAACAATGTATTGCTGCATCCTTTCCCTTTCGACAATGGACCGGACGATTTTATTGAAGGCTTGGCTCGATTCGTAGAAGGGAAAAAATTCGGGTTTTTTGATCCTTCTTGCAAGAAGGTAATCCCCGCTTCTTACGATTTTGCTTATCCTGTCCAGCAAGGCTTTGCTATTGTTTGTAACGGTTGTTCTCTAGTAAAAGAAGAAGAACATTCCCGGATCCAAGGTGGAAAATACGGACTGATCGACAGAACAGGTAAGGTAGTCCTCCCTGTGGAATACGATTCTATTTCCGATGTGGATCCGAATACGAGTTCGGTCGAAGTGATCCAAGGAGACTCGAAAAAAGCAATAAGACTTCCATAA
- a CDS encoding crossover junction endodeoxyribonuclease RuvC, which translates to MKILGIDPGSHRLGYAVLQKEKSHIKVLTYGTIEVPPGTKSPVNLIAIRRQLDAILDEYHPDLASVEELFFAKNRTTAAKVYESRGVVLLTLGEHNVPVVEPTASQIKKGTTGSGTADKKDIKSALKLLLGLADLTGHDDSWDAIASAYVGFAMSGSFGKR; encoded by the coding sequence ATGAAAATTTTAGGCATAGATCCAGGCTCTCATCGTTTAGGTTATGCCGTTCTCCAAAAGGAAAAATCCCATATCAAGGTCTTGACCTATGGGACCATCGAGGTCCCTCCTGGCACGAAGAGCCCGGTCAATCTCATTGCAATTCGCAGACAATTGGATGCGATCCTGGATGAATATCATCCTGATCTGGCTTCCGTTGAGGAATTGTTCTTTGCGAAGAATCGAACCACTGCCGCCAAGGTCTACGAATCCAGGGGAGTGGTCCTTCTTACATTAGGAGAACATAATGTTCCTGTTGTGGAGCCTACGGCCTCTCAGATCAAAAAGGGAACTACAGGGAGCGGCACTGCGGATAAGAAGGATATCAAGTCGGCTTTGAAGTTGCTTCTGGGGCTCGCAGATCTAACAGGCCATGACGATTCCTGGGATGCGATCGCTTCTGCCTATGTTGGTTTTGCCATGAGTGGTTCTTTCGGAAAAAGATAA
- a CDS encoding YebC/PmpR family DNA-binding transcriptional regulator, whose amino-acid sequence MSGHSKWATIKRKKDAIDSKRGAIFTKVVKEITVAARMGGGDVNTNPRLRLAVLKGKASNMPKDNIERAIKKGTGELEGVVYEECLYECFGPGGTAIMVEAVTDKKSRTTPEIKSILTKLGGSLATTGSVSRLFERKGVIVIPAGQISEEALFELAVGAGAEDVQNEEDVFRIVTSPDDYEAVQTALNEKEVKADESEIKFVALSGTEVSDKETAEKIMKLLDNLEAHDDVQSVNSNFELSPELEKEFG is encoded by the coding sequence ATGTCCGGTCATAGTAAATGGGCAACGATTAAACGCAAAAAAGACGCGATCGATTCCAAAAGAGGCGCGATCTTCACCAAGGTAGTCAAAGAAATCACTGTAGCGGCGCGTATGGGTGGAGGGGACGTGAATACGAACCCAAGACTCCGACTCGCGGTCCTAAAAGGAAAAGCTTCGAATATGCCCAAAGATAATATCGAAAGGGCGATCAAGAAAGGGACCGGTGAATTAGAAGGCGTCGTTTACGAGGAATGTTTATACGAATGCTTCGGCCCCGGTGGAACCGCCATTATGGTAGAAGCAGTGACCGACAAAAAATCCCGGACGACTCCGGAGATCAAAAGCATTTTGACCAAATTAGGCGGTTCTCTTGCAACTACCGGTAGCGTTAGTCGCCTTTTTGAGAGAAAAGGTGTGATCGTGATCCCGGCAGGACAAATCTCAGAAGAAGCTCTCTTCGAATTGGCTGTGGGTGCGGGCGCAGAAGATGTGCAGAATGAAGAAGATGTCTTTAGGATCGTAACTTCTCCGGACGATTACGAAGCTGTGCAGACCGCTTTGAACGAGAAAGAAGTAAAAGCGGACGAATCTGAGATCAAATTCGTGGCTCTTTCCGGTACCGAGGTTTCGGATAAGGAAACTGCGGAGAAGATCATGAAACTCCTAGATAACTTGGAAGCTCACGACGATGTGCAAAGCGTGAACTCCAACTTCGAACTTTCTCCTGAGTTGGAGAAGGAGTTCGGTTAA